A stretch of the Papaver somniferum cultivar HN1 chromosome 6, ASM357369v1, whole genome shotgun sequence genome encodes the following:
- the LOC113290886 gene encoding uncharacterized protein LOC113290886 gives MATCAACHSSDYLVDSCSYLHAFQESRFKQANALYHKQEQPLFSDLHPGWRNHPNFSWSKGPVKGGTTSNNQGYSYPRNPQRFASLEIKLGQFCDALNEREKGKLPSQPQKIQKSAFQASTSACNESSHNQVNAVTTLRSGKVVDNNNSTDVNASLPCFVDVAPFPQRLVHQKAGNQYNEILEIFKRVNINIPFLEEIKQMPTYAKFLKDLCTEKRKLHVHKRAFLTEQLGLGELKPTPVTLQLTDRSVEIPRGIVEDVLIKVDKFFFPVDFIVLDIQPVKNPDNHIPVILGHPFLATQQPIDCDDAELHEINMIESLIQDSLPDILAVDPLQACLDNIDLDLFDSKYISEVHSLLESVPPMDIAKWKNAVEPLPLTDAEYSTSLVEPHKPDLKPLPDTLKYAFLGSSDTLFFIIASCLNTKQESKLLEVLKDHKEALGWTISDLKGAVLGQRVDKLPYMIYYASKTLNVSQLNYSTTEKNL, from the exons ATGGCCACTTGTGCCGCATGCCACAGTTCAGACTACCTAGTGGATAGTTGTTCATACCTACACGCATTTCAAGAATCTAGGTTTAAACAGGCTAATGCTTTGTATCATAAGCAAGAGCAAcccttattctcagacctacaCCCAGGGTGGAGGAATCACcctaatttttcatggtctaaagggcCCGTAAAAGGGGGTACAACGAGTAATAACCAGGGATATTCATATCCTAGAAATCCCCAA AGATTTGCAAGTCTAGAAATCAAATTGGGTCAGTTCTGTGATGCACTaaatgagagagaaaagggtaaactcccTAGTCAACCTCAAAAAATTCAGAAAAGTGCATTTCAAGCAAGCACGTCTGCTTGCAATGAGTCCTCACATAACCAAGTGAATGCTGTCACCACTCTTCGTAGTGGTAAAGTTGTTGATAATAAT AATTCTACTGATGTTAATGCTTCCTTACCATGTTTTGTGGATGTTGCTCCATTTCCACAAAGGTTGGTACATCAAAAAGCGGGTAACCAGTACAATGAGATATTGGAAATATTTAAACGTGTCAACATAAACATTCCATTTCTCGAAGAAATCAAGCAGATGCCCACCTATGCTAAGTTTTTGAAAGATTTGTGCACAGAAAAGAGAAAGCTccatgtgcacaaacgtgcttttcTCACTGAGCAG ttaggtcttggggagctgAAACCCACTCCTGTTACGCTACAATTAACGGACAGATCTGTCGAAATCCCTCGTGGTATTGTTGAAGATGTGTTAATCAAGGTTGATAAATTTTTCTTTCCTGTGGACTTCATTGTATTGGATATTCAGCCTGTGAAAAACCCAGATaatcacattcctgtcattttaggacatCCTTTCTTGGCAAC TCAACAACCCATAGATTGTGATGATGCTGAATTGCATGAGATTAACATGATTGAGAGTCTGATTCAAGACTCATTGCCTGACATCTTAGCTGTGGACCCTTTGCAAGCATGTTTAGATAATATTGACTTGGATCTTTTTGATTCTAAGTACATTAGTGAAGTCCACTCTTTGCTTGAATCTGTACCACCCATGGATATTGCTAAATGGAAGAATGCAGTGGAACCACTTCCACTTACTGATGCGGAGTATTCCACATCTCTTGTCGAACCACATAAGCCCGATTTAAAACCATTGCCTGATACTTTGAAATATGCATtcttaggttcttctgatactttgttttttattattgcatCATGTTTAAACACGAAACAGGAGAGTAAACTTTTAGAAGTGCTTAAAGATCATAAAGAGGCCTTAggttggaccatctcagaccttaaag GAGCAGTTTTAGGTCAGCGAGTAGACAAACTTCCTTATATGatctactatgctagtaaaacactTAATGTTTCTCAACTAAATTATTCAACCACTGAGAAGAATCTCTAG